One window of Chionomys nivalis chromosome 10, mChiNiv1.1, whole genome shotgun sequence genomic DNA carries:
- the Rtn1 gene encoding reticulon-1 isoform X2 has translation MQATADSTKMDCVWSNWKSQAIDLLYWRDIKQTGIVFGSFLLLLFSLTQFSVVSVVAYLALAALSATISFRIYKSVLQAVQKTDEGHPFKAYLELEITLSQEQIQKYTDCLQLYVNSTLKELRRLFLVQDLVDSLKFAVLMWLLTYVGALFNGLTLLLMAVVSMFTLPVVYVKHQAQIDQYLGLVRTHINTVVAKIQAKIPGAKRHTE, from the exons CTATTGACCTTCTGTACTGGCGGGACATCAAGCAGACAGGGATCGTGTTCGGGagcttcctgctgctgctcttcTCCCTGACCCAGTTCAGCGTTGTGAGCGTCGTCGCCTACCTGGCCCTGGCTGCTCTCTCAGCCACCATCAGCTTCCGCATCTACAAGTCTGTTCTACAAGCTGTGCAGAAAACAGATGAGGGTCACCCTTTCAA GGCCTACCTGGAGCTGGAGATCACCCTGTCCCAGGAACAGATCCAGAAGTACACGGACTGCCTGCAGCTGTATGTGAACAGCACGCTCAAGGAGTTACGGAGGCTTTTCCTCGTCCAGGACCTGGTGGATTCCTTAAAA TTTGCAGTCCTCATGTGGCTCCTGACTTATGTTGGCGCGCTCTTCAATGGCCTGACCCTGCTGCTTATGG CTGTGGTTTCGATGTTTACTCTACCCGTGGTGTATGTTAAGCACCAG GCACAGATTGACCAATATCTGGGACTTGTGAGGACTCACATAAACACCGTCGTGGCAAA GATCCAGGCTAAAATCCCTGGCGCCAAGAGGCACACCGAGTAG